One region of Ferrovum sp. JA12 genomic DNA includes:
- a CDS encoding RidA family protein, with translation MSKQVINTPNAPAAIGTYSQAIRVGQTVYLSGQIGLNPKTMLLEEGIDNQIKQVLQNLKSVAEAAGGDINDLVRLTVYLTDLTHFAKVNDYMSQYFSQPYPARAAVGIATLPRQALVEIDGIMVIS, from the coding sequence ATGAGTAAACAAGTGATCAATACACCTAATGCCCCAGCGGCTATAGGCACCTATTCACAGGCCATTCGTGTAGGGCAAACAGTATATTTATCGGGTCAAATAGGTCTCAACCCCAAGACCATGCTTCTTGAGGAAGGGATTGATAACCAAATAAAACAAGTGTTACAAAATCTTAAGTCTGTGGCTGAGGCGGCCGGAGGAGATATTAATGATTTGGTTCGATTAACGGTTTATCTCACTGATCTCACTCATTTTGCAAAAGTTAATGACTATATGTCACAGTATTTTTCACAACCCTACCCCGCACGTGCTGCCGTAGGAATCGCTACACTACCAAGGCAGGCCTTAGTAGAAATTGACGGGATAATGGTTATTAGCTAA
- the groES gene encoding co-chaperone GroES, with product MKIRPLHDRVIVKRLEEERKTASGIVIPDTATEKPDQGEILAVGKGKVSDDGSIRALEVKVGDKVLFGKYSGQTVKVDGEELLVMREEDIMGVIESK from the coding sequence ATGAAAATCCGTCCTTTGCATGATCGTGTTATTGTCAAACGCCTTGAAGAAGAGCGCAAGACTGCCTCTGGTATTGTAATTCCTGATACTGCCACAGAAAAACCTGATCAAGGTGAGATTCTGGCGGTAGGTAAGGGGAAAGTATCAGATGACGGTAGTATTCGTGCCCTTGAAGTTAAAGTTGGCGACAAAGTGTTATTCGGAAAATATTCTGGACAAACGGTTAAAGTTGACGGTGAAGAGTTACTCGTGATGCGTGAAGAAGACATCATGGGTGTTATCGAATCCAAATAA
- the groL gene encoding chaperonin GroEL (60 kDa chaperone family; promotes refolding of misfolded polypeptides especially under stressful conditions; forms two stacked rings of heptamers to form a barrel-shaped 14mer; ends can be capped by GroES; misfolded proteins enter the barrel where they are refolded when GroES binds), protein MAAKEVRFHDNARSRMVTGINILADAVKVTLGPKGRNVVLERSFGAPTITKDGVSVAKEIELKDKFENMGAQMVKEVASKTSDIAGDGTTTATVLAQAIVKEGMKYVAAGMNPMDLKRGIDRAVIATIEELKKLSKPCTTSKEIAQVGSISANSDSSIGEIISQAMEKVGKEGVITVEDGSGLQNELDVVEGMQFDRGYLSPYFVNNQDRQIALLEDPFILLHDKKISNIRDLLPVLEQVAKAGRPLLIIAEDVEGEALATLVVNNIRGILKTTAVKAPGFGDRRKAMLEDIAILTGGTVIAEEVGLSLEKVTLNDLGRAKRIEVGKEETTIIDGAGDENSIKSRVTQIRKQIEEATSDYDREKMQERVAKLAGGVAVIKVGAATEVEMKEKKARVEDALHATRAAVEEGIVPGGGVALLRARSILKDVKGDNADQEAGIKIVSRAIEEPLRQIIANCGDEPSVVVNKVLEGTGNYGYNAQSGEYGDLVSMGVVDPTKVTRSALQNAASIAGLMLTTDCMIAELPKEEPAMPAGGGMGGMGGMGMDM, encoded by the coding sequence ATGGCTGCAAAAGAAGTTCGTTTTCATGATAATGCCCGTTCACGTATGGTTACTGGTATTAACATTTTAGCTGATGCGGTAAAAGTCACGTTGGGACCTAAAGGTCGTAATGTGGTGTTAGAGCGCTCTTTTGGCGCTCCCACCATCACTAAAGATGGAGTATCCGTTGCCAAAGAAATCGAGCTAAAAGATAAGTTCGAAAACATGGGTGCCCAGATGGTTAAAGAAGTGGCTTCTAAAACCTCAGACATCGCAGGTGATGGCACCACCACCGCTACAGTCTTAGCGCAAGCTATTGTTAAGGAAGGAATGAAGTACGTTGCAGCAGGAATGAACCCCATGGACTTAAAACGTGGGATTGACCGTGCTGTTATAGCAACCATTGAAGAGCTTAAAAAACTTTCCAAACCTTGCACAACCAGTAAAGAAATTGCTCAAGTTGGCTCCATTTCTGCCAACTCAGACAGTTCCATTGGTGAAATCATTTCTCAAGCTATGGAAAAAGTTGGTAAAGAAGGCGTTATTACTGTTGAAGATGGCTCTGGTTTACAAAATGAGTTAGATGTTGTTGAAGGGATGCAGTTTGATCGCGGATACCTCTCCCCCTACTTTGTTAATAACCAAGATCGTCAAATCGCATTATTAGAAGATCCTTTTATTCTTTTACACGATAAGAAAATTTCTAATATTCGTGACCTACTTCCCGTATTAGAGCAAGTAGCCAAAGCTGGACGTCCACTATTAATTATTGCTGAAGATGTTGAGGGTGAAGCGCTCGCTACGCTAGTTGTTAACAATATACGTGGTATTTTAAAAACTACCGCTGTTAAAGCACCTGGTTTTGGTGATCGTCGTAAAGCCATGTTAGAAGATATTGCTATCCTAACTGGCGGAACTGTGATTGCTGAAGAAGTAGGGCTTTCCTTAGAAAAAGTAACCCTGAATGATTTAGGCCGCGCCAAACGCATTGAAGTGGGCAAAGAAGAAACCACCATCATTGATGGTGCTGGTGACGAGAATTCAATCAAATCACGTGTTACCCAAATTCGCAAGCAAATTGAAGAGGCTACCAGCGATTACGATCGTGAAAAAATGCAAGAACGTGTAGCTAAACTAGCTGGTGGGGTTGCCGTTATTAAAGTGGGTGCAGCCACCGAAGTAGAAATGAAAGAGAAAAAAGCTCGCGTTGAAGATGCTCTTCACGCAACGCGTGCCGCTGTGGAAGAAGGTATTGTCCCTGGTGGTGGCGTTGCTTTACTCCGTGCGCGTTCTATCTTAAAAGATGTCAAGGGCGATAATGCAGACCAAGAAGCTGGTATTAAGATTGTGTCACGAGCCATCGAAGAGCCATTACGTCAAATTATTGCTAATTGTGGCGATGAACCATCTGTGGTAGTAAACAAAGTTCTAGAAGGTACAGGCAACTATGGTTACAACGCTCAATCTGGTGAGTATGGTGATTTAGTTAGCATGGGTGTTGTTGATCCAACCAAAGTCACACGTTCTGCCTTACAAAATGCGGCAAGTATTGCAGGATTAATGCTAACCACTGATTGCATGATAGCTGAGCTTCCAAAAGAAGAACCTGCTATGCCTGCAGGTGGCGGCATGGGTGGTATGGGTGGCATGGGTATGGATATGTAA
- the recG gene encoding ATP-dependent DNA helicase RecG: protein MKDQLIDLKINEKAIKLFNKLGITRVIDLVLHFPYRYIDETRITLISEMAIGEECLIEGEIISSEVLYRPRKMLLVKVKDSSGLITCRFLHFYASQITQLSSGKSFRFFGEPKLGYNGIEMVHPKYHVANPLKELASTLTPVYPTVAGLTQHAIKKAIELAFKSNILEETVPSSMLQPLHLLGFSEAVKILHYPPPNSSIDSLLDKTHIAWKRIIFDELLAQQISARINYHQRETRQAPVLKGNKQQLQQFIQQLTFKLTSAQERVLAEIISDLHRPYPMHRLLQGDVGSGKTIIATIACLHTIYGGYQAALMAPTEILAEQHFIKIERWLKPLGIRTQWLTGSMKKKDKDGAHQNIKHHTVDLIIGTHALIQNEVEFAKLGLAVIDEQHRFGVEQRLALRVQASQHGQFEPHMLMMTATPIPRTLSMSYFADLDVSTINELPQGRQPIITKLIDSKRRDEVIQRIREVCLAGHQAYWVCPLIEESETLELETARDTFNYLQQYSPDLKVGLVHGKMDRLEKQAIMDAFYKNDIHILVATTVIEVGVDVPNATMIVIDHAERMGLAQLHQLRGRVGRGSQLSICILLYQTPLSDLAKQRLKIIYESNDGFELARQDLLIRGPGELLGAKQSGVPGFRYASLDQHEDLLSTVQNVADDMIQEFHLMALNHVTRWHGQLTDYLKA from the coding sequence ATGAAAGATCAATTAATTGATCTCAAGATTAATGAAAAAGCCATCAAACTCTTTAACAAACTAGGTATAACAAGAGTTATTGATCTAGTCCTTCATTTTCCCTATCGCTATATAGACGAGACAAGAATCACTTTAATTAGTGAAATGGCGATAGGGGAAGAGTGTCTGATAGAAGGAGAAATTATTTCTAGTGAAGTGCTATACCGACCACGTAAAATGTTGTTAGTTAAGGTTAAAGATAGCTCTGGTCTCATCACTTGTCGATTTTTGCATTTCTACGCTAGTCAAATTACTCAGTTATCCTCCGGGAAGAGTTTTCGGTTTTTTGGTGAACCTAAGTTAGGGTATAACGGAATCGAGATGGTTCATCCAAAATATCATGTGGCTAACCCCTTAAAAGAATTGGCTTCAACGCTAACTCCTGTTTACCCCACAGTTGCAGGATTAACACAACACGCTATAAAAAAGGCCATTGAATTAGCTTTTAAAAGCAACATATTAGAAGAAACTGTTCCGTCTTCAATGTTACAACCACTGCACTTACTAGGTTTTAGTGAGGCAGTAAAAATCCTCCACTATCCTCCTCCTAATAGTTCCATTGACTCACTGCTAGATAAAACACATATTGCTTGGAAACGAATAATTTTTGATGAACTCTTAGCGCAGCAAATTTCCGCAAGAATTAACTATCATCAACGTGAAACACGACAAGCTCCGGTACTTAAGGGCAATAAACAACAGCTTCAACAGTTTATTCAGCAATTAACCTTTAAGCTAACTTCTGCTCAAGAACGAGTGTTAGCGGAAATCATTTCTGATCTACATCGTCCTTACCCTATGCATCGACTGTTGCAAGGAGATGTAGGTAGCGGTAAGACGATCATCGCAACAATTGCTTGCTTACATACCATCTATGGAGGTTATCAGGCAGCTTTAATGGCCCCGACTGAAATTCTAGCAGAACAACATTTTATAAAAATTGAAAGATGGTTAAAACCTTTGGGAATAAGGACTCAATGGCTAACTGGAAGCATGAAAAAGAAAGATAAAGATGGAGCTCATCAAAATATTAAACACCATACAGTTGATTTAATCATTGGAACTCACGCACTGATTCAAAACGAAGTAGAATTCGCTAAACTAGGCTTAGCAGTAATAGACGAACAACATCGTTTTGGCGTAGAGCAAAGATTAGCACTACGTGTTCAAGCAAGCCAACATGGTCAATTTGAGCCTCATATGCTGATGATGACAGCAACCCCAATACCCAGAACGTTAAGTATGAGTTATTTTGCTGATTTAGATGTTTCAACTATTAATGAATTGCCTCAAGGTAGGCAACCAATTATTACTAAACTCATTGACAGCAAAAGACGGGACGAAGTGATTCAACGTATCCGAGAGGTTTGCCTAGCGGGACACCAAGCATATTGGGTATGCCCTTTAATAGAAGAATCTGAAACCTTAGAGTTGGAAACTGCGCGGGATACATTTAACTATTTACAGCAATATTCTCCAGATTTAAAAGTGGGTTTGGTTCATGGCAAAATGGACCGCTTAGAAAAACAAGCAATCATGGATGCTTTTTATAAAAATGATATCCATATTTTAGTGGCGACAACGGTTATTGAAGTAGGCGTAGATGTCCCTAACGCTACGATGATTGTTATTGATCATGCTGAGAGAATGGGCTTAGCTCAATTACACCAGTTACGCGGTCGAGTGGGGAGAGGATCTCAACTCAGTATATGTATTCTTTTATATCAAACACCATTAAGCGATCTGGCTAAGCAACGTCTTAAAATCATTTATGAGTCAAATGACGGCTTTGAATTAGCGCGCCAAGATTTACTGATTCGCGGACCAGGCGAGTTGCTTGGAGCAAAACAAAGTGGTGTCCCGGGATTCAGATATGCCAGCTTAGATCAACATGAAGATTTACTGTCTACCGTACAAAATGTAGCAGATGATATGATTCAAGAGTTTCATTTAATGGCATTAAATCATGTGACTCGTTGGCATGGTCAATTAACAGATTATTTAAAAGCATGA
- the dacB gene encoding D-alanyl-D-alanine carboxypeptidase/D-alanyl-D-alanine endopeptidase, whose product MQNSRVLLFNFLLFVFIVGLGLSTPLEADELPDHLIGILQELGINPHHVGVVIQKVSSPTPFLSYNERSRYQPASIIKIVTAYSSLSLLGPNYTWSTSIKGYISKSGEVNQDLVVSAQGDPFFTLEDWFSLWQNLYMLGIHNINANILIDNDRYQIDYQNPDRFDHQGDRVYNLIPHPLTIDFDRVALIITPINKTIHLTADFKWKNIYLINKLISSNATCPKDPEENLNVVTSTQQEKIVIKVSGEWPQSCGIGHISRRLMTNETIIENSMRQIWAQLGGQFTGKILFNGPHEILPTLVEHRSLPLFVLIPLMNKYSNNVMARMIFLNTGSVDADNKTSYKLAQAVIKQFVSNKGLNSTDLFIDNGSGLSRQAFVTPVLLNSLLQTIWRDPVGHEVVSSLPLMGTEGTLYEKQSNLVETNKMFLKTGTLNNVKGVAGFVQTRTGDWYTLVCLVNDENAKKSSPFIHGLLDWLYLTQ is encoded by the coding sequence ATGCAAAATTCAAGAGTTTTATTGTTTAATTTTTTATTATTCGTATTCATTGTTGGTTTAGGACTAAGTACGCCGCTTGAAGCCGATGAATTACCGGATCATTTAATAGGCATTTTACAAGAGTTGGGTATTAACCCTCATCATGTGGGGGTTGTTATTCAGAAGGTGTCCTCCCCTACTCCTTTTTTGTCTTACAACGAACGATCTAGGTACCAACCAGCATCCATAATTAAGATAGTGACCGCTTACTCTTCTTTGTCGCTTTTGGGGCCAAATTATACTTGGTCTACCTCCATTAAAGGGTATATCAGTAAAAGTGGGGAAGTTAATCAAGATTTAGTCGTCAGTGCTCAGGGGGATCCCTTTTTCACTTTAGAGGACTGGTTTAGCCTATGGCAAAACTTATATATGCTGGGTATTCACAATATTAATGCCAATATTCTAATAGATAATGATCGTTACCAAATCGACTATCAAAATCCAGATAGATTTGATCACCAAGGAGATCGCGTTTATAACTTGATACCTCATCCACTCACTATAGACTTTGACCGAGTGGCACTGATAATTACCCCAATCAATAAGACGATTCACTTAACAGCCGATTTTAAATGGAAAAATATATATTTGATTAACAAGTTAATCTCATCTAATGCAACGTGTCCCAAAGATCCTGAGGAAAACCTAAATGTAGTCACCTCCACTCAACAGGAAAAAATAGTGATTAAAGTATCTGGTGAATGGCCCCAATCCTGTGGCATTGGCCACATATCAAGAAGACTCATGACTAATGAAACAATTATTGAGAATAGTATGAGGCAAATATGGGCTCAATTAGGCGGTCAGTTTACTGGAAAAATCCTTTTTAATGGTCCCCATGAGATCTTACCCACACTAGTCGAGCATCGTTCTTTACCTCTTTTTGTACTTATTCCGTTGATGAATAAATACAGTAATAATGTTATGGCACGCATGATTTTTTTGAATACGGGTAGTGTTGATGCAGATAATAAAACCTCTTACAAGTTAGCACAGGCAGTGATCAAGCAGTTCGTCTCTAATAAGGGGCTTAATTCAACAGATTTATTTATAGACAATGGCTCAGGTCTATCCAGGCAAGCGTTTGTGACGCCCGTATTGTTAAATAGTCTATTACAGACAATCTGGCGTGATCCAGTGGGGCATGAGGTAGTGAGCTCGTTACCATTAATGGGCACTGAAGGAACGCTGTATGAAAAACAATCAAACTTAGTGGAGACTAATAAAATGTTCCTTAAGACGGGTACCTTAAATAATGTTAAGGGTGTTGCAGGTTTTGTTCAAACAAGAACCGGTGACTGGTATACGTTGGTGTGTCTAGTCAACGATGAAAACGCTAAAAAAAGTTCTCCTTTTATCCATGGCCTGTTAGATTGGCTATACTTAACTCAATAA
- a CDS encoding DUF485 domain-containing protein, translated as MQNNTALRVRAHPRFAELVAKRSRLSWTLTIIQLVIYFGFTIIIAVNPGFLKESLSGGTTTMGIPVGIAVIVSAFVLSAVYVWKANGEFDEINSQIIDEVTK; from the coding sequence ATGCAAAATAATACAGCTCTTCGCGTTAGGGCTCACCCTAGATTTGCAGAATTAGTTGCAAAACGATCGCGTTTAAGTTGGACCTTAACCATTATTCAACTAGTTATTTATTTCGGTTTTACTATCATCATTGCTGTGAATCCAGGATTTTTAAAAGAGTCCCTTTCAGGTGGCACAACAACCATGGGAATCCCAGTAGGAATTGCTGTTATTGTTTCTGCATTTGTCTTATCAGCTGTTTATGTCTGGAAAGCAAACGGGGAGTTTGATGAAATTAACTCACAAATTATTGATGAGGTAACCAAATGA
- the ubiA gene encoding 4-hydroxybenzoate octaprenyltransferase produces MKLSLFLKLMRLDKPIGILLLLWPTMWALWIASNGHPGFHLLSVFILGTVLMRSAGCVVNDIADRKFDRYVARTKDRPITSGQVTVKEALILTLLLFLLSFLLILSCNTLTIFLSLVAVFLAVSYPFTKRFLSIPQAYLGIAFGFGIPMAFAAQLNFVPSVAGLLLLANLFWAIAYDTEYAMVDREDDIKIGIHSSALLFGKHDVLAIMSCYALTLFLLFIVGVLLHFGFVYFIFLLIATLIALYHFSLIRKRDSKQCFKAFLHNNWFGGVVFLGIVVGTTLR; encoded by the coding sequence ATGAAATTATCTCTTTTTTTAAAACTGATGCGGTTAGATAAACCAATCGGTATTTTATTGTTACTCTGGCCCACCATGTGGGCGCTATGGATTGCTAGCAATGGCCATCCTGGATTTCATTTACTGTCTGTTTTTATTTTAGGTACAGTTTTGATGCGATCAGCAGGATGTGTGGTAAATGATATTGCCGATAGGAAGTTTGACCGTTATGTTGCAAGGACAAAAGACAGACCTATTACCAGCGGTCAAGTGACGGTCAAAGAAGCGCTGATTTTAACTCTATTACTTTTCTTACTTTCTTTTTTACTAATACTTAGTTGTAATACTTTAACTATTTTCTTATCATTAGTTGCTGTATTTCTCGCCGTTTCATACCCTTTTACAAAGCGCTTCTTATCAATTCCACAAGCTTATCTAGGAATTGCCTTTGGTTTCGGGATCCCCATGGCCTTTGCAGCACAACTAAATTTTGTGCCTTCAGTGGCAGGATTATTACTTCTTGCTAACTTATTTTGGGCCATTGCTTATGATACTGAATATGCAATGGTTGATCGAGAGGATGATATTAAGATAGGAATACATTCATCAGCTTTACTTTTTGGTAAGCATGATGTGTTAGCTATTATGTCTTGTTATGCCCTAACTTTATTCCTATTATTTATCGTTGGTGTTTTATTACATTTTGGCTTTGTTTATTTCATTTTCTTGCTGATTGCTACACTTATTGCCTTGTACCACTTTTCGCTAATACGTAAACGTGATAGCAAACAATGCTTTAAGGCTTTTTTACACAATAACTGGTTCGGTGGTGTCGTTTTTCTAGGAATAGTTGTAGGCACAACTTTGCGTTAA